One region of Qipengyuania sp. SS22 genomic DNA includes:
- a CDS encoding lytic transglycosylase domain-containing protein — protein MIFRRLLAALGAIALSLPAIPAQAQEGLSFDAYLQLLMARARAEGVGEATLQRMTSGLAPNYRVIELDRGQPGAPTSTGYPPLAPYIASHVDAARIRGGRDARASWSGSLRAIEREYGVPSEVLVAIWGHETAYGAVKGGFDLSQALATLAWEGRRRELFSSEWVALMKVADKGYSRGELKGSWAGAFGNPQFLPSVYLRLAADGNGDGRADIMNNGADALASIANYFRDAGWRSGQPWGVRAYLPSGFDVAAHRTRIVAPVCSRVHERHSVYKTVAEWRALGVQPQRALDENTLVTLFQPDGPGTPAWLLTSNYRVILEYNCSNYYAMSVGLLADEIAN, from the coding sequence ATGATTTTCCGACGCTTGCTCGCTGCCCTCGGGGCCATCGCCCTTTCGCTCCCTGCCATCCCCGCCCAGGCACAGGAGGGGCTGAGCTTCGACGCCTACCTCCAGCTGCTGATGGCGCGCGCCCGGGCGGAAGGAGTAGGTGAAGCCACGCTCCAACGGATGACCTCGGGGCTTGCACCCAATTACCGGGTGATCGAACTCGACCGTGGCCAGCCTGGCGCACCCACGAGTACGGGCTATCCGCCGCTCGCGCCTTACATCGCCTCGCATGTCGATGCGGCGCGTATTCGCGGGGGCCGCGACGCCCGCGCAAGCTGGTCAGGATCGCTGCGCGCGATCGAGCGTGAATATGGCGTGCCCAGCGAGGTGCTGGTTGCGATCTGGGGGCATGAAACCGCCTATGGCGCGGTGAAGGGCGGGTTTGATCTGTCGCAGGCCCTGGCGACGCTCGCCTGGGAAGGGCGCCGCCGCGAGCTTTTCTCGAGCGAGTGGGTGGCGCTGATGAAGGTGGCCGACAAGGGATATTCGCGCGGCGAGCTCAAGGGTAGCTGGGCGGGCGCCTTCGGCAATCCGCAATTCCTGCCGTCGGTCTATCTGCGGCTCGCCGCCGATGGCAATGGCGATGGCCGCGCCGACATCATGAACAATGGGGCCGATGCGCTGGCCTCGATCGCGAACTACTTCCGCGATGCCGGGTGGCGCAGCGGCCAGCCCTGGGGCGTGCGCGCTTACCTGCCCTCTGGCTTCGATGTCGCCGCGCATCGCACGCGCATCGTTGCGCCGGTGTGTTCACGCGTCCACGAGAGGCACAGCGTCTACAAGACCGTGGCCGAATGGCGCGCATTGGGCGTCCAGCCTCAGCGCGCGCTCGACGAGAATACGCTCGTCACGCTGTTCCAGCCCGACGGTCCGGGAACACCGGCCTGGCTCTTAACCTCGAATTATCGGGTGATCCTCGAGTATAATTGCTCGAACTATTACGCGATGAGTGTAGGGCTGCTGGCCGATGAAATTGCCAATTAG